CGGCGGATATTGTATTGCGGCATCAGTAAACTGCTGGCGCAGGTATAGGCATCCGTCGAATTAATAACCCATTTCACCGGCACTCCGACTTTAACATTAAAACTATTAGGGTGATAGCCGGATCCGTCCTGAGTCATGTTGACCGTCTGGACTCCATTTTCGATCGCTGCCACAACCGCCGGAGTCGTATCGCTTTTTACTGAAAACATTGTGGCCAGGATATCTCCGGGATTAAAACCAACCAGATTAAAACCGTTGGAAAGATTAAACAAGGCCATAGCCAAAATTACTAAACTTGCCGTTTTAAACAGAAGCCGCCCGAACGTTCCCTTGGCAATACTTGTCAGGCCGCCGATCCCCAAAAGTCCCGGAGCTGTGCCGATAGCGAAAAATCCCATGGTCACCGCTCCTGTCACCGCGCTGCCGGAAGAAATCGCGAAGAGTTGCATCGCTTGGGTAAAACCACAAGGCAGAAAGAAAGTTACGGCACCCAAAAGCACCGGATTTTCCAGCTTAAAATTAACCGGCAATCTGACGCTCATAGATTTTACCGCCGGGAAAATGCCTGTCAGCTGAAGACCGAGCATTAGCATTACCATTCCGACGATTATTGTTAGTAGTCCTAAAACCAGCGGCGATAACTGGAAAACTGAACCCGCAAGTCCGATTATCCCGCCGAGAATAAAAAAACCCCCAATCCGTCCGGCATTAAAAAGAAGATGCGGGCGGAATTTTTGAACGGAACTAGCCGAAGGATGCGCTTCGGCATATCTTACTGAGGCTCCCAAAACCAGGCCGCCAACCAGTGCCATACATGTCGAAAAACCAGCTGTCAAACCCACTAGTAACACTACCGGCAAACTGGAATAACCTCCGGGACCGCCGACACTAAGGTTAAACAAACCAAAAACCCGGGCAAGAAAATATAGACCGAGAGCGATAACGGCCGCGATTACCAAATCCTGATAATCTTTTGCGTTTACTGACAAAAATGGTTTTTCAACACTGCGGCCCAAACGGTAACCGGCCGCCGTGACTGCCTCTTCCACCCGAACAAGGTCTAATGTTTCTTCGTGGAAAATATGCGCGATACCTTTATGTTGACTAACGGCTACTTTGCTAATACCCGGCACCTGACGCAGTTTTTCTTCAATTAAAATTTCGCAGGAACGGCAGTGCATTCCGGAAATTTCGATGGTCGTCTTTTGATTGGCCATTAAACTTAATTACTTCTTATCCATAACCCGCATAACCTCGGTGATAACCTCTTCAGTTTTCCCCTTTTTGATAGAATCCGCGACACAAGTTTTCAAATGGTTCTCCAGAACCAGATTGTCAATTTCTTTAAGGGCCTTTTGGACAGCTTGAGATTGCAGCAGAATATCAATGCAGTATTCTCCTCCTTCATACATTTTTACCACTTTATTCAGATGGCCCTGAGCAATTTTCAGCCGATGCAAAGTTTTGTCCATGAAATTAATGTATCCCCCATGGGGGGATATGTCAAGAGGTAAAATATTATTACATAATACTTAAATCCCCTTAACCTCTTACTCAAACTTGTTTTCTACTATTCTCTGCATGGATACGATTAATGCGCTTCTTGCTAACCCGGTAAATATTCTCGCCTGGATTATCTTTGGCTTTATTGCCGGATTTATTGTTCACCTGATTGATCCGACCGATGTCCGGGGCGGCATTATCGGAACAGTAATCCTAGGCATTGTTGGCGCCATCATCGGCGGATTTATCTCCTCAGCAGTTTTAGGGACCACCATTATTGGTTTCAGCATTCAGGGTCTGGTGGCCGCCGTCGTTGGCGGATTAATTCTGGCCATCATCGCCCGATTACTCTTTGCCGCCGGCCGGGGCGCCACTC
The Patescibacteria group bacterium genome window above contains:
- a CDS encoding sulfite exporter TauE/SafE family protein; this encodes MANQKTTIEISGMHCRSCEILIEEKLRQVPGISKVAVSQHKGIAHIFHEETLDLVRVEEAVTAAGYRLGRSVEKPFLSVNAKDYQDLVIAAVIALGLYFLARVFGLFNLSVGGPGGYSSLPVVLLVGLTAGFSTCMALVGGLVLGASVRYAEAHPSASSVQKFRPHLLFNAGRIGGFFILGGIIGLAGSVFQLSPLVLGLLTIIVGMVMLMLGLQLTGIFPAVKSMSVRLPVNFKLENPVLLGAVTFFLPCGFTQAMQLFAISSGSAVTGAVTMGFFAIGTAPGLLGIGGLTSIAKGTFGRLLFKTASLVILAMALFNLSNGFNLVGFNPGDILATMFSVKSDTTPAVVAAIENGVQTVNMTQDGSGYHPNSFNVKVGVPVKWVINSTDAYTCASSLLMPQYNIRRALSQGQNIIEFTPTEKGTIQFTCSMGMYRGVFNVSN
- a CDS encoding metal-sensitive transcriptional regulator yields the protein MDKTLHRLKIAQGHLNKVVKMYEGGEYCIDILLQSQAVQKALKEIDNLVLENHLKTCVADSIKKGKTEEVITEVMRVMDKK
- a CDS encoding GlsB/YeaQ/YmgE family stress response membrane protein, translated to MDTINALLANPVNILAWIIFGFIAGFIVHLIDPTDVRGGIIGTVILGIVGAIIGGFISSAVLGTTIIGFSIQGLVAAVVGGLILAIIARLLFAAGRGATPRGFRPT